A DNA window from Ornithinimicrobium humiphilum contains the following coding sequences:
- a CDS encoding ABC transporter permease: protein MSTPVTPAPAEPKPEAPAADAAPLLKVSWKTPIVYALAALAALLGFLPGVDAGARTTFQFTGGREFFAIPNAPVPSLLTIVVLTVVMAAAAVWAFLLVRSHRPAPAWLHVVVGLSFVLAFLTYAGSGRTSVIPMVSLLAGALALSVPLVFGALSGVICERSGIINIAIEGQLLFGAFAAAVVASATGTGYAGLVAAPVAGALVGAVLAWFAVSYRVNQIIVGVVLNTLIIGLTGFLFATVLSDNKALWNTRMPLPRIRIPLLSEIPVLGPVLFNQTILVYLMYALIFGLQFMLFRSRWGLRTRAVGEHPKAADTVGIKVNTRRVWNTILGGAIAGLGGAFFTVGSGLAFGREMSAGNGFIALAAMILGKWNPYGAVMAALLFGFSKNLGNVLSTIGSGVPSEILLMLPYVITIFAVAGFVGRVRPPAAEGIPYTKS from the coding sequence GTGAGCACGCCCGTGACCCCGGCGCCCGCGGAGCCGAAGCCCGAGGCACCCGCCGCCGACGCCGCCCCGCTGCTCAAGGTCAGCTGGAAGACGCCGATCGTCTACGCCCTCGCCGCGCTCGCCGCGCTGCTGGGCTTCCTGCCGGGCGTCGACGCCGGTGCCCGCACCACCTTCCAGTTCACCGGTGGGCGCGAGTTCTTCGCCATCCCCAACGCGCCGGTCCCCTCGCTGCTGACGATCGTGGTCCTCACCGTAGTCATGGCGGCCGCCGCGGTCTGGGCCTTCCTGCTGGTGCGCTCGCACCGGCCGGCCCCGGCCTGGCTGCACGTCGTGGTCGGCCTGTCCTTCGTGCTGGCCTTCCTCACCTACGCCGGATCCGGCCGCACCTCGGTCATCCCGATGGTCTCGCTCCTCGCGGGCGCCCTGGCGCTGTCCGTGCCGCTCGTCTTCGGCGCCCTCTCCGGCGTCATCTGCGAGCGCTCCGGCATCATCAACATCGCGATCGAGGGGCAGCTGCTCTTCGGTGCCTTCGCCGCGGCCGTCGTGGCCTCCGCGACCGGCACCGGCTACGCCGGCCTGGTCGCCGCCCCGGTCGCGGGCGCCCTCGTCGGTGCGGTCCTGGCCTGGTTCGCGGTGAGCTACCGGGTCAACCAGATCATCGTCGGCGTCGTGCTCAACACGCTGATCATCGGTCTGACCGGCTTCCTCTTCGCCACCGTCCTGTCGGACAACAAGGCGCTGTGGAACACCCGCATGCCCCTGCCGCGCATCCGCATCCCGCTGCTGTCGGAGATCCCGGTCCTCGGCCCGGTGCTCTTCAACCAGACGATCCTCGTCTACCTCATGTACGCCCTGATCTTCGGGCTGCAGTTCATGCTCTTCCGCAGTCGCTGGGGCCTGCGCACCCGCGCGGTGGGCGAGCACCCCAAGGCCGCCGACACGGTCGGCATCAAGGTCAACACCCGCCGGGTCTGGAACACCATCCTCGGCGGCGCGATCGCCGGCCTGGGCGGCGCGTTCTTCACCGTCGGCTCGGGTCTGGCGTTCGGTCGGGAGATGTCGGCCGGCAACGGCTTCATCGCGCTGGCCGCGATGATCCTGGGCAAGTGGAACCCCTACGGCGCGGTCATGGCCGCGCTCCTGTTCGGCTTCTCCAAGAACCTCGGCAACGTCCTGTCGACCATCGGCAGCGGCGTCCCGTCGGAGATCCTGCTGATGCTGCCCTACGTCATCACGATCTTCGCGGTGGCGGGCTTCGTCGGCCGGGTTCGCCCGCCGGCGGCCGAGGGCATCCCCTACACCAAGAGCTGA
- a CDS encoding cytidine deaminase: protein MTHDDAHVAAGSAAGSEGPEVDWEALQAQAADIMTRAYVPYSHFPVGVAGLVDDGRVVRGCNVENASYGLTLCAECGMVSELAATGGGRLVAVSCVGGDGQPLMPCGRCRQLLWEHGGAECLLLTPEGVLPMDQVLPQAFGAGHLT, encoded by the coding sequence GTGACGCACGACGACGCGCACGTGGCCGCCGGTTCGGCCGCCGGGTCCGAGGGCCCGGAGGTCGACTGGGAGGCCCTCCAGGCGCAGGCCGCGGACATCATGACGCGGGCCTACGTCCCCTACTCGCACTTCCCCGTCGGGGTCGCGGGCCTGGTCGACGACGGGCGCGTCGTGCGCGGCTGCAACGTCGAGAACGCCAGCTACGGCCTGACGCTGTGCGCCGAGTGCGGCATGGTCTCCGAGCTCGCGGCCACCGGCGGAGGTCGGCTCGTCGCCGTCTCCTGCGTCGGCGGCGACGGCCAGCCGCTCATGCCGTGCGGTCGCTGCCGCCAGCTGCTGTGGGAGCACGGGGGAGCGGAGTGCCTCCTGCTCACGCCGGAGGGCGTGCTGCCGATGGACCAGGTGCTCCCGCAGGCGTTCGGCGCGGGCCACCTGACCTGA